The Thunnus albacares chromosome 11, fThuAlb1.1, whole genome shotgun sequence genome contains a region encoding:
- the ndufa10 gene encoding NADH dehydrogenase [ubiquinone] 1 alpha subcomplex subunit 10, mitochondrial has translation MALRGIRLIIPTGTSALKAVNAVQKAGVHTSSVRSLRYGWWAYALGERTTPRFNHYSKIISVDGNLASGKGALAQNLADKLGMHYMPEPDTFYLDKMTAEKEPLSVDFNGMCSLEKFYTNPKAADGNSYRLQLWMYTMRLLQYADAIEHLLTTGQGVILERSPFSDMVFLEAMMKQGYIRKECVQHYNEIKDISICEFLPPHLVIYVDLPAEEVQKRLKQSGKSYLQNVPLMYLKSIEDCYKKSFLPKISETSELLAYDSTQAQDVERVAEDIEYLKFEKGPWLEQDDVTYHHMRMLVEDKQRVASLTHIPRFLPEITIGAHDYDEKFYAYKSLPGKKYAAGYNADVGDKYIWLK, from the exons ATGGCCCTGAGGGGGATCCGGCTGATCATCCCGACGGGAACAAGTGCTCTCAAAGCTGTGAATGCTGTACAGAAG GCAGGTGTTCACACAAGCTCAGTGAGAAGCCTACGGTATGGCTGGTGGGCCTACGCGCTGGGCGAGAGGACGACGCCACGGTTTAACCATTACAGCAAAATCATCTCTGTGGATGGCAACCTGGCCTCAGGGAAAGGAGCGCTGGCCCAGAATCTGGCTGACAAGCTGG GGATGCACTACATGCCTGAGCCCGATACTTTCTACTTGGACAAGATGACAGCAGAGAAGGAACCCCTCTCTGTTGACTTCAATGGGATGTGCAGCCTGGAGAAGTTCTACACAAACCCCAAAGCTGCTGATGGAAACAGCTACAGGCTGCAGCTGTGGATGTACACCATGAGGCTGCTCCAGTACGCTGACGCCATTGAACACCTGCTCACCACAG GCCAAGGAGTGATCCTGGAGCGATCCCCCTTCAGTGACATGGTCTTTCTGGAGGCCATGATGAAACAAGGCTACATCAGGAAGGAGT GTGTGCAGCACTACAATGAGATCAAAGACATCAGTATCTGTGAGTTCCTGCCCCCACACCTTGTCATTTATGTGGACCTGCCAGCTGAGGAGGTGCAGAAGAGGCTGAAACAGAGCGGCAAG TCCTATCTTCAGAACGTGCCCTTGATGTATCTGAAGAGCATCGAGGATTGCTACAAGAAGTCTTTCCTGCCCAAAATCAG CGAAACGTCAGAACTGCTCGCTTACGATTCAACCCAAGCACAAGATGTTGAAAGA GTGGCAGAGGACATCGAGTACTTGAAGTTTGAAAAAGGACCTTGGCTGGAGCAGGATGATGTCACCTACCACCACATGAGGATGCT cGTGGAAGACAAACAGAGGGTGGCATCCCTGACCCACATACCAAGGTTTCTGCCAGAGATAACAATCGGGGCCCATGATTATGATGAAAAATTCTATGCCTATAAATCG CTCCCTGGGAAGAAGTATGCCGCTGGTTATAATGCAGATGTTGGAGACAAATACATCTGGCTGAAGTGA